The segment GGAACAATCCCTGACCCTGGACCTCAGGCAAATGCACACCACTTTCCCACATTTCGAGCGACTGCTCTGGGTCAATGCGGAAAATATCGTGCTGGCGGCCTATCCCACAGGCCTCAAGGGTGTCGATTTCCCCCTGCTCTTCCCCCAGGCCCAAACGCATCCCGAGCTCCTGCTTTCCCGACCGATCTATTCCCCGGAGGCAAACAAGCTGACCATCTACGTCGGACATGTTGCTCCCGGAGGAGGCAGGGCCATTGCGGAACTTGACCTCTCCGCCCTGCAGGATCATCTCAAGCTCTTCTCTCCCGCAGGAGGAGAGCGAAACATCGTCATCACAGATGCCTACGGCAACGTCATCGTTCACCCTGACCAGCGCCTGGTCCGGCAGCAGGTCAATATCGGCGGTGAGGAATTGTTGCAATCACTTGGTAAGGACTCGCATGGGTACAGCCTGCACAAAGACGGCGATCTCTATTTCTTCAGTTCCTTGGTGCGCATGGAATCCCTGAGATGGGTGCTTGCCCTTTCCACATCGGCCAATGCAGTGTTTTTCCCCATCGCTCAAACGGTCATCGCGCTGGTCGTCTTTCTGGTGGCGTTCTTCCTGATGATGACGGCCCTATTTCGAGCCGAACTCAACAAGGACATCGTCACACCGCTTTCGTCCTTTGCAGCGCTCATCAAACACACGGCACGTGACAGGAGCATCCCTCCTGCCTCTGCCCCCGACCAGACCTTTGCGGAACTGGCGGCCATCGAGGACGAATTCGCTCTCATGTACCGTGAGATTGCGCACCGTGAGCATCTCTTGCGCCAGGGCCGCAAATATATCCGCAGTGTCATCGACTCCCTGCCCTCGGTCTTCGCAGCCCTGGATGCGGACGGGATCGTCACGCAATGGAGTTCCGGCGCCCACGATCTGGCGGGGATACCTGCAGGGGACGCCATTGGTCGCCCAATCCTGGAGCTATTGCCCCAACTTGAACCGGTGACCAAGATGATCAGCCAGGTCCTTCAGGAACAACGCCCGGCCTCACTGGACAGATTGAACTGGAACACGGAATCCGGCACCGCCATCTATCATCTGGAAGTCTATCCACTACAGGATGCCCCGGAGCGCGGAGCCGTATTGCGCATGGACAACGTCACCACCCGGATGCGCCTTGAAGAGATCATGATTCAGACCGAGAAGATGATGTCTGTCGGAGGCCTTGCCGCTGGCATGGCACACGAGATCAACAATCCGCTGGGTGGCATCCTGCAGGGAGCGCAAAACATCTTGCGCCGATTCGACCCCGAATTGCCCGCCAATATCAAGGCAGCACAGGAGACAAACCTCGAATTGAGCACCATGCAGGCTTATCTCGATGCCCGAAGAATCCCCAAGATGCTTGAGGGCATCATCACCTCCGGTAAACGGGCGGCGGACATTGTCAGTAATATGCTCAATTTCTCCCGCAATAGCGCGCCCTGTCACACGCACTGCGAACTGCATCAACTCATCGACACGGTCATTGGTCTGGCGTCCAGCGACTACGACCTCAAAAAACGCTACGATTTCAGAAATATTAAAATCATCCGCAATTTCGACAGCGACCTGCCGCTCTTGCCATGCACGACAACAGAGATCGAACAGGTCATTTTCAACCTGCTCAAGAATGCAGCACATGCCATAGACTCCATGCCAGAGCCTCCTTCAGAGCCCACGATCACGATCAGTACCCGGGTCAGACCCCCGTACGTTCAAGTATCCATTACCGACAACGGTCCCGGCATCCCGGAAAATATACGCTCCCGCATCTTCGAGCCATTCTTCACCACCAAGGAAGTGGGCAAGGGCACTGGCCTGGGCCTTTCCGTGTCCTATTTCATCATTACCAACAACCACAGTGGCACCTTTGCCGTGGACTCCACCCCCGGACAGGGCACAACGTTCACCATCAGCCTGCCTCTCAACGCCTCCCCGGAGCACACAGTCCCTCCCTGCGCTCAGTCCTGACCGGCAAGAGCGAAGAACTCCGCACATTGTGGCCAGCCAATAAAAAAGGGCGACTCCAACCGGAGCCGCCCTTCTACTTTTCATGATGTGGTGCTGCTAGTTTTCCAACTGCTGCAATCCATCCACCAGCCACATGCCACCCTGAACAGTATCGTCCTGCTTGAAATGCCAGACTTCGCGCACCTGCTCGGAGCCACCGGAGGTGTCTTCGCGCATCAGAGCGTCGAAATAGACTGTCGCCAGGGTCGCTCCGCCCTCCTGCTTGACCTCAAGCAGGCGAGCATTGACCATCAGAATCTCGGTCCGGGACGGTCCGGGGTCCTGGGCCGCCTGGCTCTTGATCTCATTCAGCACGGCCCCAGTGGTGAACTGGGAGATATCATCCATATCGCGGCTGTCCCACGAAGCCTGCAGGCGATTGAATGCCAGCTTGGCCCCTTCCAGAAACTCATCGGTGTCGAAACCGGCAGGCAGGTCCAACTCCGGAGCAGACTCTGCCGCCCCCTGGGTGGAACCCAGACCGCCCCAGGCCCCGTGGGCCTGACGCTGCATGCTGGAATCCTCATGGGGTTGAGGGCCACCACCGCCATAAGACATGCCACCGCTACGGCCACCCGCCACCTGCGGAGCCGGACGCCGACGTCGGAACAGCTTCATGGCCAAAAAGATCAGGCCACCAATGAGCAGAATATCCATCATTCCGCCACCGGCAAAGGGATGACCAAAGAACATGGAGCCCAGCAGGGTTCCGGCCAGCAAACCACCAAACATGCCGCCCATGCCGCCAAAGCGGGAGGGACGTTGCGTCCCCTGGGTCGCGGTGGAACCCGCTGTGCCCTGCTTGGTCGGTGAAACGGGTTTGGAGTAGCTCTTGCTGAAGGAGCGACTGCCGCCAAAGGAGCGCCCGCCGCCGAAGCGTTTGGCATCGGCAAAGCCGGCATCCATGGCGATCAGCGCCACCAGAAGCAGGGGCACTATCATAAATTTAATAGCTGTACGCATTTAGATTTCCTCGTAGGTTACGATGGGGTCGAACCACTCGGATAAGGCGCCCCAAGCACCCTGTCAAGGATGACCGCACCGACTTGCCAAGCCGCAACAGATCATGCAATTGTCCCCGCTCACCGTAAAAATCACACAAATCGATACCAAGGAGACAACACGATGCTGACCTGTAGCGCCAAGCACATTCTGGTGGAGACCGAAGAAGCCTGTCTGGACCTGAAGAAACAGATCGAGGAAGGCACCTCTTTTGATGATGCAGCCAAACAAAACTCCAAGTGCCCATCGGGCCAGCGCGGCGGCGATCTGGGCCAGTTCCAGCCCGGCATGATGGTTGCTGAATTCGACAAGGTCTGCTTCACCGAGGAAGTGGGCAAAGTCCACGGCCCCATCCAGACCCAGTTCGGTTACCATCTGATTCTGATCACCGAGCGTAACGGCAAGGCCGAATAGCGCACTCAGAATCTCATCATCGCCCGACTGAACGTCGAACAGATGACAAAGCCCCTGCCGGTTTCTTCCGGCAGGGGCTTTATTGTTGACCAAGAGCACAGGCTACTGAAAATGATCCATTTCCATATCAACAACTTCCCGCCCACGTTCCAGGGCTCGGGCCTCGGTATCTCCAGCGGCAGCAAAGTGCTTTTCACCACCGTCAGGGTCGGTCAGGGTCATGGCAAAGCGTGCGCAATATTCATCGGTGGGACGCAGAGTGATGGTCCAGCCCCGGTAGTCTTCACTGCGAACATCGGTCTTCATGGTGTTACTCCTTCGATTCCTATCCCTATAGAATAAGTCTTCAGCGGAAAGGAGCAAGGGCAACAAAAAAGGGGCACCCCTGCGGATGCCCCCTGTCGTTATCGTATCAGCTCACAAAGCCTATTTCTTCATGGCCTTGAGCATGCACAGCGCGGCACCACCCCAGGTGATGCCAAGTCCGATGATCATCATGACGATGGCTCCAGTAGACATACTCTACCTCCTCAAGCTGTTGTCGTTGTTCATGGCGAAACCGGCGCGGCCACTCTTGCTCTTCAGCACAAAGGCCAGGGCAAAACAGGCCAGCACGACAGCCCAACCATACCCAATAATGGGACCGAGGTCGTAGCCACCGTAGTTCTTGGCGATATCACCGTAGAAGTTGCTGATTACGAGCATGCCGAGCATGCCCACGGTCAGGAACCTGAGTGAAAAGTTCCACCACTGGCCCACCATGAATTCAGAGGTGCGGTTCACGTGGTCACGCAGCACGTCCAGACGGCACAACCAGGAAATCGCAAAAATTTCCATGAGAGCACATCCCAAGATGCCGAAGTTGTTGATGAAGTGATCAACAATATCCAGAACGTACAACCCGCCGCCCATGCAGAACACCAGAGAGACGAGAAAACCGACCAGACACAGGGTGTTGGTGGTCTTCTTACGGCTCCAGCCGAACTTATCCATGAAGGCTGAGATGCAGGCCTCGACAATGGAAATGTGCGAAGACACACCGGCCATGGTCAGGGACAGGAAGAACAGGGTGCCGAAAAACGCGGGCATGGGCATCAGATTGATGGCCATGGGGATGGTGATAAAGGCCAGGCCCACACCGCCGCCAGCCACGTCCTTGATGGGCACGCCCTGCTGGGCAGCCATGTAACCGAGCACCGAGAAGATCATCACACCGGCCATCATGGAAAAGCCGCAGTTGATGAACACGGTCATGAAGGCGTTGTTGTTGATATCGGACTTGGCCGGCAAATAGCTGGAATAGGCCAGCATGATAGCAAAACCGACGGACAGACTGAAGAAGATCTGACCGTAAGCAGCAACCCAGACCTTATAGTCGGTCAGCCGCGAGAAGTCGGGCTTAAACAGCCAGTTCACGCCGTCTGCGGCACCGTCCAGGGACAGCACGCGCACGGTGAGCACCACCACCATCAGGAACAGCACCGGCATCAGGACCTTGCCTGCGCGCTCGATACCCTTCTTGACGCCAGTCATACAAGCCAGCCAGGTGATACTCCAGGCCAGAAGAACAGCAGCAAAAATTTTGGGCTGCAGGCTACCCAATTCCAAAGGCCCACCAGTCAGGCCCAGGAACTCGCCAAAGAAAAAGCCCTTGGGATCTGCACCCCAGGACTGCGTGAAGGCAAATCCGGTATAGGAAATGGTCCAGCCAATGACGGCCACGTAATACACGGAAATGACCGCTGCCACGAGGACCTGGAACCAGCCCAGCCACTCCCAGCGCTTGTTGATACTAGCGAAGACCTTGGGAGCGGAACCGCGGAAGCGATGCCCCAACCCGAACTCCATCACCATGAACGGGATACCCGCGGTGAGCATGGCGAAGATGTACGGTACCAGGAAGGCCCCGCCGCCATTTTCATACGCCATATAAGGAAAGCGCCAAATATTTCCAAGGCCGATGGCTGAGCCTACGGCCGCGAGGATAAATCCTACTCGTGATCCCCATTGTTCGCGTTCTGCCATGGAACACTCCTCTCAGATTTTCTGCCCCGAATGAGTTGTCGCTGTGCTAATGACCGGTCGAGACTAAATGAAAAATAAAAAGTTTTTACCGCACCCCGCACCATTACGGACGGTTTGCATACCCCCCATATCTGAAATTGTCTACAATGATATATTGTATTGAAAAGATTATTCCGGGAAATTATTCTGAATGCGTATTATTCTTTTAAGTTTTTTCTCATTCCGAACTCTGCAAAGGAAGTTTCATGGACAGCTTTCCCATAACAGGCAAACCAGAAACAACAGGGCTCCCCACCTTTAGAGAAGGCGCCGCAGAAAATAATGGTTTTGTGCCGAAATCACAGATATTTTCAAAGATTTTTGATCTAAAAATAATCTATAAAAAGTCTAAACTCGCTGCTGCAAAAGCAATTTCTCATGTTGAGGCTGCCAGCCCTCGTTCCAGACTTATCAAGTCTGAATTCTGCTGAAACTGGCCACCTGAAAAGCAAATCACGTTGCCCTTGCCCCTTAAATAGACTATTTATTCAAAGAACTACCAATCCGGACCAACACAAGACGATTATGCGCATTCTTATTATTGATGACGAAAGATTTCTCTGCCAGACCATAGCCGACTTCTTCGAAGACATGGGCTATGAGTGCGAGACTGCGTTCGATGGACGGCAAGGGGTCCAGGCTTTCGAAGCCACGCAACCCGACGTTGTCCTGTGCGACCTGAACATGCCCCAGTTGGACGGCTTCGGCGTGCTGGACGCCATCACACACAAATCTCCCGAGACCCCGGTCATCGTCGTTTCCGGAGTCGGTGTCATCGCCGATGCCGTTCGAGCCGTTCGCCACGGGGCATGGGACTTCGTCACCAAACCCATCCGCGACATGAACGTGCTCGAACACAGGGTCAGCAAAGCCCTGGAACGAGCCGATCTGTTACGCCAGAACCGGCGCTACCGGGAACATCTGGAAGAAGAGGTCAAAAAGCGGACTGCCGACCTGCGCAAGGAGGCCAATGAGCGCCTCGAGGCTCAGCACAAGGTGCAGGTCCTGAACGAGGAAATCATTCACACCCAGAAGGAACTGATCATGCTTCTGGGCGACGTGGTGGAGCACCGTTCCAAGGAAACCGCCAACCATGTTCGACGCGTGGCCGAAATCTCCTATCTGCTGGCCATCAAGAGTGGCATGGATAAAACCGAAGCCGAGACGCTGCGCCTGGCCTCCCCCATGCACGACGTGGGCAAAATCGCCATCCCGGATTCCATTCTCAACAAGCCTGCCAGGCTGACCACTGAAGAATTCGAAATCATCAAGTCACACACCCTGATCGGCTTCGAGATCCTGAACCACTCTAAACGCCGCATCATGAAGGCCGCAGCCATCACCGCCCTGCAACATCATGAACGCTGGGACGGCAAAGGATACCCCCACGGCCTCGCTGGTGAGGACATCCACGTCTACGGTCGCATCACCTGCATCGCCGATGTCTTTGACGCCCTGACCCAAAAACGCATCTACAAGGATGCCTGGCCGCTGGACAAAGTGCTGGATATGTATCGCAAGCAAAGCGGTTTGCAATTTGATCCCCATTTGACGGACATCCTGCTGAATAGCACCGATGAGATTTCAGCCATCACCACCCGCTACCCGGACTCAAGCCAATCCTGAGCCACGAATCCTAGGACTTCATCAATCCTCAACGAACCACAAGTACCGGACACGAGGCAGCCTGGAGGACCTTGTGCGTCACACTGCCCAAAAGCAGCCCCTTGACGCCTCCTAGCCCCCGGCTCCCCATCACGATCAGGTCGAATCCCTCGATGTCGGCGACCTCCACGATGATCTGAGCCGTATTGCCACCAATGACCTTGGAGGCATGCGCCACCCCCTTGCCATCCAAAGGAGCACGCCCAATTTCAATCACCAGTTCGGCGTCGGCCATCAGCCGATCCAACACCAACTGGAAATTGGGTTCACCCAGAGTGGTGGGCACCGGTTTGTGGCAATGCAGCAACAGAATGGATGCCCCGCTCAGTGCAGCAAGTTCCGCTGCATGCTCCACCGCAGTCAAGGAAGGTTCGGAACCGTCTACGGGGACGAGTATTTTCTTGATCCTCATAACGCCCTCCTCTTTTCTTTATGATAAGACCTGATGTACTCTCTGCCAAATCCGCAAGGAGAAATAGTATGCCCACCCTGAGAAGAAACACCCCTTCGCCAGGCAGGAAATTTCCCCCGATCATGGTTCTGCTTCTGGTCACCGTTCTGACACTGGGCGGTTGTGCCCGCACTTACAGCCTGACCATCCTGCATACCAACGATATTCACGCCCACCTGTCCCAGTTCGACAAATACGGCCAGCTCTGCCCCGAAACCACGGACAAGCCCTGTTCCGGCGGTATGGCTCGCATCGCCGATGCGGCCCGTGCCGAGCGTGCACAGGAACAAAACGTTCTCCTGCTGGACGCGGGCGACCAATTCCAGGGGACCCTGTATTTCACTCGGTTCAAGGGGCAAGCTGCCGCAACACTGATGAATGCCGTGGGCTACGATGCCATGGCTCTGGGAAACCATGAATTCGACGCGGGCCCCCAGGTGCTTGCTGATTTTTCCACGTCTCTGAACTTCCCTCTCCTCGCCTGCAACGTTGATGCGTCAACAGACACACCATTGAGCGATCGGATCAAACCGCACCTGCTGCTGGAACGCGGCGGCCGCCGTATCGGAATCATCGGGGTCATCACCCCGGAGACCGCATTTCTCTCCTCCCCCGGAGCAACGCTTCAGTTCAACGATCCCGCACCCTGTCTGCGCCAATCCATACATGACCTCAG is part of the Desulfovibrio ferrophilus genome and harbors:
- a CDS encoding PAS domain-containing sensor histidine kinase, producing MPVPRPLHRILSTKLTRFLLIPSIVFVVFIGGFFSYRQYANLKQQDKLLADSLARYAEAYVEDALYALKHLAYRANQSEEQSLTLDLRQMHTTFPHFERLLWVNAENIVLAAYPTGLKGVDFPLLFPQAQTHPELLLSRPIYSPEANKLTIYVGHVAPGGGRAIAELDLSALQDHLKLFSPAGGERNIVITDAYGNVIVHPDQRLVRQQVNIGGEELLQSLGKDSHGYSLHKDGDLYFFSSLVRMESLRWVLALSTSANAVFFPIAQTVIALVVFLVAFFLMMTALFRAELNKDIVTPLSSFAALIKHTARDRSIPPASAPDQTFAELAAIEDEFALMYREIAHREHLLRQGRKYIRSVIDSLPSVFAALDADGIVTQWSSGAHDLAGIPAGDAIGRPILELLPQLEPVTKMISQVLQEQRPASLDRLNWNTESGTAIYHLEVYPLQDAPERGAVLRMDNVTTRMRLEEIMIQTEKMMSVGGLAAGMAHEINNPLGGILQGAQNILRRFDPELPANIKAAQETNLELSTMQAYLDARRIPKMLEGIITSGKRAADIVSNMLNFSRNSAPCHTHCELHQLIDTVIGLASSDYDLKKRYDFRNIKIIRNFDSDLPLLPCTTTEIEQVIFNLLKNAAHAIDSMPEPPSEPTITISTRVRPPYVQVSITDNGPGIPENIRSRIFEPFFTTKEVGKGTGLGLSVSYFIITNNHSGTFAVDSTPGQGTTFTISLPLNASPEHTVPPCAQS
- a CDS encoding Tim44 domain-containing protein; protein product: MRTAIKFMIVPLLLVALIAMDAGFADAKRFGGGRSFGGSRSFSKSYSKPVSPTKQGTAGSTATQGTQRPSRFGGMGGMFGGLLAGTLLGSMFFGHPFAGGGMMDILLIGGLIFLAMKLFRRRRPAPQVAGGRSGGMSYGGGGPQPHEDSSMQRQAHGAWGGLGSTQGAAESAPELDLPAGFDTDEFLEGAKLAFNRLQASWDSRDMDDISQFTTGAVLNEIKSQAAQDPGPSRTEILMVNARLLEVKQEGGATLATVYFDALMREDTSGGSEQVREVWHFKQDDTVQGGMWLVDGLQQLEN
- a CDS encoding peptidylprolyl isomerase, with product MTCSAKHILVETEEACLDLKKQIEEGTSFDDAAKQNSKCPSGQRGGDLGQFQPGMMVAEFDKVCFTEEVGKVHGPIQTQFGYHLILITERNGKAE
- a CDS encoding MetS family NSS transporter small subunit, whose translation is MSTGAIVMMIIGLGITWGGAALCMLKAMKK
- a CDS encoding sodium-dependent transporter, producing MAEREQWGSRVGFILAAVGSAIGLGNIWRFPYMAYENGGGAFLVPYIFAMLTAGIPFMVMEFGLGHRFRGSAPKVFASINKRWEWLGWFQVLVAAVISVYYVAVIGWTISYTGFAFTQSWGADPKGFFFGEFLGLTGGPLELGSLQPKIFAAVLLAWSITWLACMTGVKKGIERAGKVLMPVLFLMVVVLTVRVLSLDGAADGVNWLFKPDFSRLTDYKVWVAAYGQIFFSLSVGFAIMLAYSSYLPAKSDINNNAFMTVFINCGFSMMAGVMIFSVLGYMAAQQGVPIKDVAGGGVGLAFITIPMAINLMPMPAFFGTLFFLSLTMAGVSSHISIVEACISAFMDKFGWSRKKTTNTLCLVGFLVSLVFCMGGGLYVLDIVDHFINNFGILGCALMEIFAISWLCRLDVLRDHVNRTSEFMVGQWWNFSLRFLTVGMLGMLVISNFYGDIAKNYGGYDLGPIIGYGWAVVLACFALAFVLKSKSGRAGFAMNNDNSLRR
- a CDS encoding HD domain-containing phosphohydrolase; amino-acid sequence: MRILIIDDERFLCQTIADFFEDMGYECETAFDGRQGVQAFEATQPDVVLCDLNMPQLDGFGVLDAITHKSPETPVIVVSGVGVIADAVRAVRHGAWDFVTKPIRDMNVLEHRVSKALERADLLRQNRRYREHLEEEVKKRTADLRKEANERLEAQHKVQVLNEEIIHTQKELIMLLGDVVEHRSKETANHVRRVAEISYLLAIKSGMDKTEAETLRLASPMHDVGKIAIPDSILNKPARLTTEEFEIIKSHTLIGFEILNHSKRRIMKAAAITALQHHERWDGKGYPHGLAGEDIHVYGRITCIADVFDALTQKRIYKDAWPLDKVLDMYRKQSGLQFDPHLTDILLNSTDEISAITTRYPDSSQS
- a CDS encoding universal stress protein; this translates as MRIKKILVPVDGSEPSLTAVEHAAELAALSGASILLLHCHKPVPTTLGEPNFQLVLDRLMADAELVIEIGRAPLDGKGVAHASKVIGGNTAQIIVEVADIEGFDLIVMGSRGLGGVKGLLLGSVTHKVLQAASCPVLVVR